The bacterium genomic interval TCGAGGCGGACTCGGAGGCGGCCGTGCGCGATCTCGTCCCCGACATGCGGCGGCTCGGGGAGGCCCCCTGCCGCGGCGTGATCGTGACGGCGCGCGCGGATGATCCGGCGGTGGACTTCGTCTCGCGCTTCTTCGCCCCCGCCGCCGGCGTGGACGAGGACCCGGTCACCGGCTCGGCCCACTGCACCCTCGCCCCCTTCTGGGGCGCGCGCCTCAAGAAAAAAGAGATGATCGGGAGGCAGCTCTCCCCCCGCGGCGGCACCGTCCGCGTGCGTCCCGAGGGCGAGCGCGTCCGCCTCTTTGGGCAAGCCGTGACCGTCATGAAGGGGGAACTCCTTTAACTCTTGCGTCATTTCCGCTCTCCCGCTATAAAAGGCGGTCTTTGAACGAAGGGTGCGGCCCGTCTTTGTTTTAACAACTTGTCCCTTTTCAGCCTCTTGGAGGGTTCCATGGCAAGCTTCGACACCGATGCGATCGCGGCTTCGCGCATCTTCGATGTGCCCTTTTCGGGCATCCGCAAGGTCTTCGACGCGGTGAGCGCCCTCGAGGCCGAGGGCAAGGACGTCATCCACTGGCAGATCGGAAGGCCCGATTTCGACACCCCGGCCCACATCAAGCGCGCGGCGGCGGAATCGCTCGAGAGGGGCGATGTCCACTACGCCCCGAGCATGGGGATTCCGCGCCTTCGCAAGGCCATCGCGGCGCGGACCGCGATCGACACCAGCATCGAGGTGGCCTGGGACACCCAGGTGATCGTCATGGCGGGGGCGAACGAGGGGATCCTGTGCGCCATGCTCGCCTTCATCAATCCGGGCGATGAGGTGATCATCTCGAACCCGAACTGGCACCACTACAAGTGCACGGCCCAGCTCGCGGGCGGGGTGCCGGTCGAGGTGATGACCACCGAGGAGAACGAT includes:
- a CDS encoding PhzF family phenazine biosynthesis protein; the encoded protein is EADSEAAVRDLVPDMRRLGEAPCRGVIVTARADDPAVDFVSRFFAPAAGVDEDPVTGSAHCTLAPFWGARLKKKEMIGRQLSPRGGTVRVRPEGERVRLFGQAVTVMKGELL